Below is a window of Sulfitobacter sp. BSw21498 DNA.
CCGCTGAGGCTTAAGGCGCTGCTCGCTCGGGTCTGAACGTCTTGTTCCCTTGACACTGAGGGCAGCAAGGCGCAAAGGCACGAGCGAGATGCCCATTTCGGGCGGACCAACTTAATCGAAACCCTGGGGATAGGGCACGCATCGCCCCCCAGAAGGTCGGGAGAAACCAAATGATCCAGATGCAGACCAACCTGGATGTTGCTGACAACAGCGGCGCTCGCCGTGTTCAGTGCATCAAGGTATTGGGTGGTTCCAAGCGTAAATACGCATCCGTCGGCGACATCATTGTCGTGTCGGTCAAGGAAGCCATCCCTCGCGGTCGTGTGAAAAAGGGTGACGTGCGTAAAGCCGTCGTCGTTCGCACAGCCAAAGAAGTTCGTCGTGACGATGGCACAGCCATCCGTTTCGATCGTAACGCCGCCGTCATTCTGAACAACTCGAACGAGCCCGTAGGTACACGTATCTTCGGCCCAGTTGTTCGCGAACTGCGCGCCAAAAACTTCATGAAGATTATCTCGCTTGCGCCGGAGGTGCTGTAATGGCTGCTAAACTTCGCAAAGGTGACAAAGTCATCGTGCTTGCTGGCAAGGACAAGGGCAAGACGGGTTCCATCTCGTCTGTTGACCCGAAGGCCAACAAAGCAATCGTAGATGGTATCAACATGGCAATCCGCGCCACGCGTCAGTCCCAGACGTCACAAGGCGGCCGTATTCCCAAAGCGATGCCAGTCGACCTGAGCAACCTGTCGTTGGTTGATGCCAACGGCAAGGCCACGCGCGTTGGGTTCAAAATCGAAGGCGACAAGAAAGTGCGCTTTGCAAAAACCACGGGGGACGTGATCGATGCTTGATAACGCAACATACACACCCCGCCTGAAGGTCGAGTACAAGGACAAGATCCGTGCGACGCTGAAGGAAGAGTTCGGTTACAAGAACGAAATGCAGATCCCGCGTCTGGATAAAATCGTTCTGAACATCGGCTGTGGTGCTGAAGCTGTTCGTGACAGCAAGAAAGCAAAATCCGCACAGGAAGATCTGACAACGATTGCCGGCCAAAAAGCGCTGACAACAGTTGCCAAAAAATCCATCGCTGGTTTCCGCGTACGTGAAGACATGCCGTTGGGTGCGAAAGTTACCCTGCGTGGCGAACGTATGTACGAATTCCTGGATCGTCTGATCACGATCGCAATGCCTCGTATCCGCGACTTCCGCGGCATCAACGGCAAGAGCTTTGACGGCCGTGGCAACTACGCCATGGGCTTGAAAGAGCACATCGTGTTCCCCGAAATCGACTTTGATAAAGTCGACGAGACTTGGGGAATGGACATCGTGATCGCCACCACGGCGAAAACCGACGCTGAAGCGAAGGCACTGTTGAAAGCATTCAACATGCCCTTCACATCGTAAGCGCGGGGAGGATTTAGATATGGCTAAGAAATCCATGATCGAGCGTGAAAAGAAGCGCGAAGCACTGGTCAAGAAGTACGCTGAAAAGCGCGCTGCCTTGAAAGAGATCGTAAGCGACGAATCCAAGCCAATGGAAGAGCGTTTTCGCGCTTCCCTGAAGCTGGCGAAACTGCCTCGCAACTCCAGCGCTGTGCGTCTGCACAACCGCTGCCAGCTGACAGGCCGTCCACACGCTTATTACCGTAAACTGAAAATTTCGCGGATCGCGCTGCGGGATCTTGGCTCGAGCGGCCAAATCCCCGGCATGGTCAAGTCGAGCTGGTAAGGAGCGCATCAGATGAACGATCCTATCGCAGATATGCTGACACGCATCCGTAACTCTTCGATGCGCGGCAAATCCACCGTCATGACACCTGCTTCCAAGCTGCGTGCATGGGTTCTGGACGTGCTTGCGGACGAAGGCTACATCCGTGGTTACGAAGCAAAAACTGGTGCCGATGGCCATCCCGCCATCGAAATCAGCCTCAAGTATTACGAGGGCGAACCTGTTATTCGCGAACTGAAGCGGGTCTCCAAACCCGGTCGTCGCGTCTACATGGGCGTCAATGACATCCCCGTTGTCCGTCAGGGCCTTGGTGTGTCGATTGTCTCCACCCCCAAGGGTGTGATGTCGGATCAGAATGCACGCAGCCACAATGTTGGCGGCGAAGTGCTCTGCACCGTATTCTAAGGAGAACAAAATGTCTCGTATTGGTAAAAAACCGGTCGACCTGCCAAGCGGTGTTTCAGCATCCGTGAGCGGGCAGACCATCGAAGTCAAAGGCCCAAAGGGAACCCGTTCCTTCAAGGCGACTGACGACGTTACATTGACTGTCGAAGACAACGTGGTCACCATCACACCACGCGGCAAATCCAAGCGCGCGCGCCAGCAGTGGGGCATGAGCCGCACAATGGTCGAAAACCTTGTTACCGGTGTTACCGCCGGCTTCAAGAAAGAGCTTGAGATCCAGGGTGTTGGTTATCGTGCTGCCATGAATGGCAACACGCTGCGCCTGAACCTGGGCCTGTCGCATGATGTTGACTACGTGGCACCTGAAGGTGTGACAGTCACAGCCCCGAAACAGACCGAGATTGTGGTAGAAGGCATTGACGAACAGCTTGTTGGTCAAGTCGCTGCGAACATTCGCGCTTGGCGCAAGCCCGAGCCCTACAAGGGCAAAGGC
It encodes the following:
- the rplN gene encoding 50S ribosomal protein L14; protein product: MIQMQTNLDVADNSGARRVQCIKVLGGSKRKYASVGDIIVVSVKEAIPRGRVKKGDVRKAVVVRTAKEVRRDDGTAIRFDRNAAVILNNSNEPVGTRIFGPVVRELRAKNFMKIISLAPEVL
- the rplX gene encoding 50S ribosomal protein L24, which gives rise to MAAKLRKGDKVIVLAGKDKGKTGSISSVDPKANKAIVDGINMAIRATRQSQTSQGGRIPKAMPVDLSNLSLVDANGKATRVGFKIEGDKKVRFAKTTGDVIDA
- the rplE gene encoding 50S ribosomal protein L5, with protein sequence MLDNATYTPRLKVEYKDKIRATLKEEFGYKNEMQIPRLDKIVLNIGCGAEAVRDSKKAKSAQEDLTTIAGQKALTTVAKKSIAGFRVREDMPLGAKVTLRGERMYEFLDRLITIAMPRIRDFRGINGKSFDGRGNYAMGLKEHIVFPEIDFDKVDETWGMDIVIATTAKTDAEAKALLKAFNMPFTS
- the rpsN gene encoding 30S ribosomal protein S14 — protein: MAKKSMIEREKKREALVKKYAEKRAALKEIVSDESKPMEERFRASLKLAKLPRNSSAVRLHNRCQLTGRPHAYYRKLKISRIALRDLGSSGQIPGMVKSSW
- the rpsH gene encoding 30S ribosomal protein S8, whose translation is MNDPIADMLTRIRNSSMRGKSTVMTPASKLRAWVLDVLADEGYIRGYEAKTGADGHPAIEISLKYYEGEPVIRELKRVSKPGRRVYMGVNDIPVVRQGLGVSIVSTPKGVMSDQNARSHNVGGEVLCTVF
- the rplF gene encoding 50S ribosomal protein L6, giving the protein MSRIGKKPVDLPSGVSASVSGQTIEVKGPKGTRSFKATDDVTLTVEDNVVTITPRGKSKRARQQWGMSRTMVENLVTGVTAGFKKELEIQGVGYRAAMNGNTLRLNLGLSHDVDYVAPEGVTVTAPKQTEIVVEGIDEQLVGQVAANIRAWRKPEPYKGKGIRYKGEFVFRKEGKKK